The following are encoded in a window of Sphingobium sp. AP49 genomic DNA:
- a CDS encoding HIT family protein translates to MNATIEKFGWPATLIAEFDHWVVLLRPAQPTLGSLVLAAKSDATAFGDLPGAAHAELKTVTAAIEAALTGAVGYAKINYLMLMMVDPHVHFHVIPRYEGERSAAGLTIADAGWPGQPDLGTAVKIDSESDTVLRDWLKGYFAN, encoded by the coding sequence ATGAACGCCACCATCGAAAAATTCGGCTGGCCCGCGACGCTGATCGCGGAGTTCGACCATTGGGTCGTGCTGCTGCGCCCGGCTCAGCCGACGCTGGGATCGCTGGTGCTGGCGGCGAAGAGTGACGCGACCGCATTCGGCGACCTGCCCGGCGCGGCCCATGCCGAGCTCAAGACCGTCACCGCCGCGATCGAGGCGGCGCTGACCGGCGCGGTCGGCTATGCCAAGATCAACTATCTGATGCTGATGATGGTCGACCCGCATGTCCATTTCCATGTCATCCCCCGCTATGAGGGGGAACGCAGCGCGGCGGGCCTCACCATCGCCGACGCAGGCTGGCCGGGCCAGCCCGACCTTGGCACAGCGGTCAAGATTGACAGCGAAAGTGACACGGTGCTGCGTGATTGGTTGAAGGGCTATTTCGCAAACTGA
- a CDS encoding CDP-alcohol phosphatidyltransferase family protein: MMQMISTTLGPVRLLGDNATPIWGMSNAERNRRMAESAAKNGSTLAPGHELVFNLTYAFDPLLLRLVLETPGTVFAWAGQPIVGQVPAGSDPMQASGLIDLSDGRKLYNRQLRKLEQPMVRELVPQTRKAIERQSYFGAYKGVTDLLTKYLWPELALILTRLAAQLRMTPNMVSVIGVTLCLVATFLFAKGMFWTGFLCGFIFMVLDTVDGKLARCTITSSKWGNVIDHGVDLVHPPFWWYFWGTGLVYWGLGLSAGTFTFIMTAVIAGYILQRLIEGMFLKDFKMDIHVWRRFDSQFRLITARRNPNMVILFVSLLFGRPDIGLIALAWWTILSLVVHAVRLGQAYIVHRSGQPIVSWMDEAEAAA; the protein is encoded by the coding sequence ATGATGCAGATGATCAGCACCACCCTCGGCCCCGTCCGCCTGCTTGGCGACAATGCGACCCCGATCTGGGGCATGTCCAATGCCGAGCGCAACCGCCGCATGGCCGAAAGCGCGGCCAAGAATGGCAGCACATTGGCGCCGGGCCATGAACTGGTCTTCAATCTGACCTATGCGTTCGACCCACTGCTGTTGCGGCTGGTGCTGGAAACGCCCGGGACGGTCTTCGCCTGGGCCGGCCAGCCGATCGTCGGCCAGGTGCCGGCGGGCAGCGACCCGATGCAGGCCAGCGGCCTCATCGACCTGTCGGACGGGCGCAAGCTCTACAATCGCCAGCTGCGCAAGCTGGAACAGCCGATGGTGCGCGAACTGGTGCCCCAGACCCGCAAGGCGATCGAGCGGCAAAGCTATTTCGGCGCCTATAAGGGCGTTACCGACCTGCTCACCAAATATCTCTGGCCCGAACTGGCGCTGATCCTGACGCGACTCGCCGCGCAGTTGCGGATGACGCCGAACATGGTGTCGGTGATCGGCGTGACCCTGTGCCTGGTCGCCACCTTCCTGTTCGCCAAGGGCATGTTCTGGACCGGCTTCCTGTGCGGCTTCATCTTCATGGTGCTGGACACCGTGGACGGCAAGCTGGCCCGTTGCACCATCACATCGTCCAAATGGGGCAATGTGATCGACCATGGCGTCGATCTGGTCCACCCGCCATTCTGGTGGTATTTCTGGGGTACGGGCCTCGTCTATTGGGGCCTTGGCCTGTCGGCCGGCACCTTCACCTTCATCATGACCGCCGTGATCGCGGGCTATATCCTCCAGCGCCTGATCGAGGGGATGTTCCTCAAGGACTTCAAGATGGACATCCATGTCTGGCGGCGGTTCGACAGCCAGTTCCGCCTGATCACCGCGCGCCGCAACCCGAACATGGTGATCCTGTTCGTCTCGCTGCTGTTCGGCCGGCCCGACATCGGCCTGATCGCGCTCGCCTGGTGGACGATCCTCTCGCTGGTCGTCCATGCCGTGCGCCTGGGCCAGGCCTATATCGTCCATCGTTCGGGCCAGCCGATCGTCAGCTGGATGGATGAAGCCGAGGCGGCGGCATGA